The following proteins come from a genomic window of Galactobacillus timonensis:
- a CDS encoding MurR/RpiR family transcriptional regulator codes for MKNVLILLRENLPQMNTAERAAGDYILSHPHEAASLSIHALADESFTSVSAVVRMCKSLGFHGYKDFRKSLTVELALQDEHMVLSQDEIRKGDSTEEIIRKITWQNMQSLQETQRIMDPAVLHNCAEQMQKADRVLLFGMGASFVIARDAYLKLLRINKPCVISEDWHLQLVTARSSTPKDLAIIISYSGHTTEMITCAKALRQNKTPILAITRPVKSEISDLADLKLYTTSSESLFRSAAMASRISSLNIIDILYTAYANMDYDHSLRQLRKTHIEKNS; via the coding sequence ATGAAAAATGTCCTTATCCTTCTGCGCGAAAATCTGCCGCAGATGAACACCGCCGAACGCGCAGCAGGCGACTATATTCTGAGCCACCCGCACGAGGCCGCCTCCCTGAGCATCCATGCGCTTGCGGACGAATCATTCACATCGGTGTCAGCCGTTGTCCGCATGTGCAAGAGCCTTGGCTTTCATGGCTATAAAGACTTCCGCAAAAGTCTGACTGTTGAACTTGCGCTCCAGGATGAGCACATGGTCCTTTCGCAGGATGAGATCCGCAAAGGCGATTCCACCGAAGAAATCATCCGCAAAATCACCTGGCAGAATATGCAGTCCCTGCAGGAGACGCAGCGCATCATGGACCCGGCCGTACTTCACAATTGCGCCGAACAGATGCAGAAAGCGGACCGCGTACTCCTGTTTGGCATGGGCGCCTCCTTTGTCATCGCCAGAGATGCCTATCTCAAGCTGCTTCGCATTAACAAGCCGTGCGTCATCAGTGAAGACTGGCATCTGCAGCTGGTTACGGCCCGCAGCAGCACGCCGAAGGACCTGGCCATCATCATCTCCTATTCCGGTCACACAACGGAAATGATCACCTGCGCCAAAGCGCTGCGCCAGAATAAGACGCCGATCCTTGCCATCACCCGTCCCGTCAAGTCAGAGATCAGCGACCTCGCTGATCTGAAGCTCTATACAACATCGAGCGAATCTCTCTTCCGCTCCGCCGCAATGGCAAGCCGGATCTCTTCACTGAATATCATCGATATTCTCTACACCGCTTACGCCAACATGGACTACGACCACAGTCTGCGCCAGCTGCGTAAAACCCATATTGAAAAAAACTCCTGA
- a CDS encoding flavin reductase family protein, with product MEFKGSQGFVAPQTVAILGTYDENGVPNAMNAAWCMQSDTAELSISLGAHKTTDNFMKTGAFTVAFATVKTLVISDYFGVESGRNVNKIEKAGVHVHKSAYVNAPVIEEYPLTLECRVKSFEDGILVGEIVHVFADESILTDGKVDLGKMELICFDEYAGVYRRVGEVVGRAFHDGLALRK from the coding sequence ATGGAGTTCAAAGGAAGCCAGGGTTTTGTTGCGCCACAGACGGTTGCCATCCTTGGGACGTATGATGAAAATGGTGTTCCCAATGCCATGAACGCGGCCTGGTGCATGCAGAGTGATACGGCAGAACTGAGTATTTCGCTTGGTGCGCACAAGACGACGGACAACTTCATGAAGACGGGTGCCTTTACGGTTGCCTTTGCGACGGTGAAGACGCTTGTGATCTCGGATTACTTCGGTGTCGAAAGCGGAAGGAACGTAAACAAGATCGAAAAAGCCGGTGTCCATGTGCATAAGAGTGCATATGTCAATGCGCCGGTGATTGAGGAATATCCGCTGACGCTGGAGTGCCGGGTAAAGAGCTTCGAGGACGGGATCCTGGTGGGCGAGATCGTTCATGTCTTCGCTGATGAAAGTATTCTCACGGATGGAAAAGTGGATCTTGGAAAGATGGAACTGATCTGTTTCGATGAGTATGCCGGTGTGTACCGTCGGGTTGGTGAAGTGGTTGGCAGGGCTTTCCATGATGGTCTTGCGTTAAGAAAATAG
- the glgA gene encoding glycogen synthase GlgA yields the protein MGRSILFAASEGLPFCKTGGLADVIGSLPKTLAKRGHDVRVVLPLYKSVIEKHYDELTRLGTIQVHSGWIDQPATYYTATVDGVVYYFIEHQGYFERDGFYGYDDDGERFAFFQRAVLDMIYFIDWWPNIIQSNDWQCGMIPLLCHACYADDQRYQNIRHIFTIHNLAFQGNFGVDMLPSCLGLDYYYFDNGSIKFDSGISFMKAGIVYADKVTTVSPTYAQEILTASFGERMDSILRYRRDDLVGIVNGIDTNTWNPKKDPRLAKNYDLRTWVSGKKANKLALQQMLGLKETNDVCMIGLVSRLTNQKGIYLITDKLAEILGMDVQFVVLGTGEKAAEDAFKWMEATYKGKAVYYCGYNEDLAHQIYAGCDLFLMPSLYEPCGIGQLIAMHYGALPLVRETGGLKDTVQPFNQYTGEGNGFSFYAANADDMAYTLRWAVSQYYDNRPGWKGLVKSAMTTDVSWEKSAGSYEALYYQLCSWPDE from the coding sequence ATGGGCAGATCCATTCTATTTGCGGCTTCGGAGGGGCTTCCCTTCTGCAAAACCGGCGGCCTTGCGGACGTCATCGGCTCCCTTCCGAAAACTCTGGCAAAACGGGGCCACGATGTGCGTGTCGTTCTGCCTCTGTATAAGAGTGTCATTGAGAAGCACTATGATGAGCTGACGCGTCTGGGTACGATTCAGGTACATTCGGGCTGGATCGATCAGCCGGCGACCTACTATACGGCGACGGTCGATGGCGTTGTTTACTACTTCATTGAGCATCAGGGCTACTTTGAGCGTGACGGCTTCTATGGCTATGACGATGACGGGGAGCGGTTTGCGTTCTTCCAGCGTGCGGTTCTGGACATGATCTATTTCATTGACTGGTGGCCCAACATCATTCAGTCCAATGACTGGCAGTGCGGCATGATTCCGCTGCTTTGCCATGCGTGCTATGCGGATGATCAGCGGTATCAGAACATTCGCCATATCTTTACGATTCACAATCTGGCATTCCAGGGAAATTTCGGAGTTGATATGTTGCCGAGCTGCCTGGGACTGGATTACTACTATTTCGACAATGGTTCGATCAAGTTCGATTCCGGCATTTCGTTCATGAAGGCCGGCATCGTCTATGCCGATAAGGTGACGACTGTTTCTCCGACTTATGCGCAGGAGATTCTGACGGCGAGCTTCGGCGAGCGTATGGACAGCATTTTGCGTTACCGCCGCGATGATCTTGTCGGTATTGTCAACGGCATCGATACCAATACCTGGAATCCGAAGAAGGATCCGCGTCTTGCCAAGAACTATGATCTTCGTACGTGGGTATCGGGCAAGAAGGCCAACAAGCTTGCGCTGCAGCAGATGCTGGGGCTCAAGGAAACCAACGATGTGTGCATGATCGGACTGGTTTCGCGTCTGACGAACCAGAAGGGGATCTATCTGATTACGGACAAGCTGGCGGAGATCCTGGGCATGGATGTTCAGTTTGTCGTTCTGGGCACTGGCGAGAAGGCTGCGGAAGATGCGTTCAAGTGGATGGAAGCGACCTACAAGGGCAAGGCCGTTTACTACTGCGGCTATAACGAGGATCTGGCGCATCAGATCTATGCGGGCTGCGACCTGTTCCTGATGCCGTCGCTCTATGAGCCGTGCGGAATCGGTCAGCTGATCGCGATGCATTACGGTGCTTTGCCGCTGGTTCGTGAGACAGGCGGTCTGAAGGATACAGTGCAGCCGTTCAACCAGTATACGGGTGAAGGCAACGGCTTCAGCTTCTATGCGGCCAATGCCGATGATATGGCCTATACGCTGCGCTGGGCAGTGAGCCAGTACTATGACAATCGTCCGGGCTGGAAAGGTTTGGTCAAATCGGCAATGACCACGGATGTCAGCTGGGAGAAGAGCGCCGGCAGCTATGAGGCGCTGTACTATCAGCTGTGCAGCTGGCCGGATGAATGA
- the glgD gene encoding glucose-1-phosphate adenylyltransferase subunit GlgD, with translation MQALGIVTFEDNTATIEGLGDYRPVPAISFMGRYRIIDFILSNMTNSGIDSVQVYCKEKPRNLFEHLGDGSHYNINSKRGMLRILYGEKSFSSEVYNHDVANYLLNMQYIELDPNPYVVIAPSYFVYSIDFNDVLKQHVESKADVTILYTSTNDGKRAFLGCDTLEMDKTHSITAFGKNRGSRKNETISMEAYVMRKDLFISLVKEAAEVSSLYWFKDILHDKVKDLDMKGYGVRGFVGCINSLSEYYRISMELRDLKTAQQLFRKGWPVYTKTHDSCPTRFSPDSSVSNSFIANGAEIDGTVTGSIISRDVHVGKGAVVTDSIILPHSFIDDNVKLDHVIVDKYAMVHHIKKLEGTDEKPVYVGRRDRI, from the coding sequence ATGCAGGCACTTGGAATCGTTACTTTTGAAGATAATACAGCTACGATTGAAGGTCTCGGCGATTATCGTCCGGTACCGGCAATTTCGTTCATGGGACGTTACCGGATCATCGACTTCATCCTGAGCAATATGACGAATTCCGGCATTGACTCGGTGCAGGTCTACTGCAAAGAGAAGCCGCGGAATCTGTTTGAGCATCTCGGTGACGGCAGTCATTACAACATCAACTCGAAGCGCGGCATGTTACGGATTCTGTATGGCGAGAAGTCGTTCTCGTCGGAGGTATACAACCATGATGTGGCGAACTATCTGCTCAATATGCAGTACATTGAGCTGGATCCAAATCCCTATGTCGTTATTGCGCCGAGCTACTTTGTTTATTCCATTGATTTCAATGATGTGCTGAAGCAGCATGTTGAATCCAAAGCGGATGTGACCATTCTTTATACGTCGACTAATGACGGTAAGCGGGCGTTCCTGGGCTGCGATACGCTGGAAATGGATAAGACGCACAGCATCACGGCGTTCGGCAAGAACCGTGGCTCGCGCAAGAATGAGACCATTTCGATGGAAGCTTATGTGATGCGCAAGGATCTGTTCATTTCGCTGGTCAAGGAGGCGGCAGAAGTTTCGTCTCTGTACTGGTTCAAGGACATTCTGCATGACAAGGTGAAGGATCTTGACATGAAGGGCTACGGTGTCCGCGGCTTCGTCGGCTGCATCAATTCGCTGTCGGAGTACTATCGTATTTCGATGGAGCTGCGTGATCTCAAGACGGCTCAGCAGCTGTTCCGCAAAGGATGGCCGGTGTATACGAAGACGCACGACTCATGTCCGACGCGTTTTTCGCCTGACAGTTCGGTTTCCAATTCATTTATCGCAAACGGTGCGGAGATCGATGGTACGGTGACGGGTTCGATCATCAGCCGTGATGTGCATGTCGGCAAGGGCGCTGTCGTTACTGACAGTATCATTCTTCCGCATTCGTTCATCGACGATAATGTGAAGCTGGATCATGTGATCGTTGATAAGTATGCGATGGTTCACCATATCAAAAAGCTGGAAGGTACCGATGAGAAGCCTGTGTATGTCGGGCGTCGGGACCGTATCTGA
- a CDS encoding glucose-1-phosphate adenylyltransferase yields MNNMVAMILAGGRGSRLHDLTKKIAKPAVHFGGRYRIIDFPLSNCANSNIKSVGVLTQYESVLLNSYVARDHSWGLDTNDGGVYVLTPRERSEVGLEEYRGTADAISQNIDFLDSMNPDYVLILSGDHIYKMNYEKMLQFHLEKQADLTIAVRPVPLREASRFGIMNTDANGMITEFEEKPEHPKSNLASMGVYIFTYKLLRKYLIADMKNPESHHDFGKDIIPAYLNDKRRLAAFQFKGYWMDVGTIDSLWEANMDLIKEDSDLDLSDKNWRIYTEDVNALPQYIGPDAKVSNCYITQGAVIEGSVENSVIGTNCRIGKGAKVIDSVIMPDAIIEDNATVTRCIVADDVVVKAGSSVGSKNSEHIELVACDREA; encoded by the coding sequence ATGAATAACATGGTAGCTATGATCCTTGCGGGCGGCCGCGGTTCTCGTCTGCACGACCTGACGAAGAAAATCGCTAAGCCGGCAGTCCACTTCGGCGGTCGTTACCGGATCATTGACTTTCCACTCAGCAACTGCGCCAATTCCAATATCAAAAGTGTTGGCGTATTAACACAATATGAATCGGTTCTTCTGAACTCCTATGTAGCCCGCGATCATTCCTGGGGTCTTGACACGAATGATGGCGGTGTTTACGTGCTTACGCCTCGTGAGAGAAGTGAAGTCGGCCTGGAGGAATACCGGGGTACGGCGGATGCGATCAGTCAGAACATTGATTTTCTGGATTCGATGAATCCGGATTATGTGCTGATTCTTTCGGGCGATCACATCTACAAGATGAACTACGAGAAGATGCTGCAGTTCCATCTGGAGAAGCAGGCGGATCTGACGATTGCGGTTCGTCCGGTTCCGCTGCGTGAGGCGAGCCGTTTCGGCATCATGAATACGGATGCCAACGGGATGATTACGGAGTTTGAGGAGAAGCCGGAACATCCCAAGAGCAATCTTGCGTCGATGGGTGTCTATATTTTCACCTATAAGCTGCTGCGGAAGTATCTGATTGCGGATATGAAGAATCCGGAGAGTCATCATGACTTCGGCAAGGATATCATTCCGGCATATCTGAATGATAAGCGCCGTCTGGCGGCCTTCCAGTTCAAGGGGTACTGGATGGATGTCGGAACGATTGATTCGCTCTGGGAAGCCAACATGGATCTGATCAAGGAGGACAGTGATCTGGATCTTTCGGACAAGAACTGGCGCATCTATACGGAGGATGTGAACGCCCTTCCGCAATACATCGGTCCGGATGCGAAGGTGAGCAACTGCTACATTACGCAGGGTGCTGTCATTGAGGGTTCGGTGGAGAATTCGGTGATCGGTACCAACTGCCGGATCGGCAAGGGCGCGAAGGTCATTGATTCTGTCATTATGCCGGACGCAATCATTGAGGACAATGCGACGGTTACGCGCTGCATCGTTGCGGATGACGTTGTCGTCAAGGCAGGTTCCTCCGTCGGCTCAAAGAACAGCGAACACATCGAACTGGTCGCATGTGACAGGGAGGCGTAA
- the ung gene encoding uracil-DNA glycosylase — translation MVHNDWWPWLQQEWQQPYFRELSAFVHEQYATKVVYPPKAKVFSAFEACEYKDIKVVILGQDPYHEPHQAHGMCFSVLPGTPLPPSLVNIFTELHNELGCRMPNNGYLMPWAKQGCFLLNTVMTVEEGRANSHAGHGWETFTDHAIMKINEKEDPVVFLLWGRNARNKAGMIDRSRHLVLEAAHPSPLSAYHGFFGCGHFMRTNEFLSTHGKEPMDWQIPDLP, via the coding sequence ATGGTTCATAATGACTGGTGGCCCTGGCTGCAGCAGGAGTGGCAGCAGCCCTACTTCAGAGAGCTTTCGGCCTTTGTGCATGAGCAGTATGCGACAAAGGTTGTCTATCCGCCGAAGGCAAAGGTGTTTTCGGCGTTTGAGGCATGTGAATACAAGGATATCAAGGTGGTGATTCTGGGTCAGGATCCTTATCATGAGCCTCATCAGGCCCACGGGATGTGCTTTTCCGTGCTGCCCGGGACCCCGCTTCCCCCTTCGCTGGTCAATATCTTTACGGAGCTGCACAATGAGCTTGGCTGCCGGATGCCCAACAACGGCTATCTGATGCCGTGGGCGAAGCAGGGATGCTTTCTGCTCAACACCGTGATGACCGTGGAAGAGGGCAGAGCCAATTCGCATGCGGGACACGGCTGGGAGACGTTTACGGATCATGCGATCATGAAGATCAATGAGAAAGAGGATCCGGTCGTGTTTCTTCTGTGGGGGCGCAATGCGCGCAATAAGGCGGGGATGATTGATCGTTCGCGCCATCTGGTGCTGGAGGCGGCCCATCCTTCACCTCTGAGTGCGTATCACGGCTTCTTCGGGTGCGGTCATTTTATGAGGACAAATGAGTTTCTGAGCACGCACGGGAAGGAACCGATGGACTGGCAGATTCCGGATCTGCCGTGA
- a CDS encoding DUF885 family protein codes for MKKLLYKSAAFLMAGAIGLGGLVPVYGEENADNADFDDFLTQEFVEAMESDYMSMHFAVKDYESYGIEKPDLTIGDASKESYDDAKQSAEESLKKLKAFDYDSLSDRQKTDYDTYKASLQETIDLNSYPMLDSLFNSSSGIINNLLTNFTEFVFYRQEDVDDYLAVLATVPDYIDQALELTKQQAAQGFFLSDSQLDDTESDISKFTEKTDDNQLIVIFDEAMDAADFLTDEQRADYKAKNRDLVLNSYIPAYAKAGEELEKLRGSANYEGGLCNYSNGGKEYYEALARSKSSTSLSVQEQFDFLNSFISDQVTEMINLYRKDPNIYDEFDSETVDVTSPEDILNQLQNNLQDYPAGPDVTYTASYLDPSVANDSIMAYYVNPPIDDPTDNVIKINGSNISDTNELYGTLAHEGFPGHLYQTTWFLNTNPNPIHAAISEIGYTEGWAMYAEVNQFAHSSLSANVAEMQKINTTLGYTMDAAADLAVNGLGYTVEDLADWLDQLGLNSDSAQSLYDFVVSQPGVILPYGYGMAKFLTYQQEAEDALGSSYDAVEFNTVLLTGGARTFEQLDKDVENYIKGSTGTSTAGAADGGNSNSSTSGGSSFLERYGVDILIGVAVAIAILAFIAQRSYHRDDPFGD; via the coding sequence ATGAAGAAACTGCTGTATAAATCTGCGGCGTTCCTGATGGCCGGGGCCATTGGCCTGGGTGGCCTTGTGCCGGTGTATGGCGAAGAGAATGCGGACAATGCGGACTTTGATGATTTCCTGACGCAGGAATTCGTAGAGGCGATGGAATCGGATTATATGTCCATGCACTTTGCGGTGAAGGACTATGAATCCTATGGCATCGAGAAGCCGGATCTCACGATCGGGGATGCAAGCAAAGAAAGCTACGATGATGCGAAGCAGTCCGCCGAGGAGTCACTGAAGAAGCTCAAGGCTTTTGACTACGATTCTCTCAGTGACAGGCAGAAGACGGACTACGATACCTACAAGGCTTCGCTGCAGGAGACCATTGATCTCAACAGCTATCCGATGCTGGATTCTCTGTTCAATTCGTCCAGCGGCATCATCAACAATCTGCTTACGAACTTTACGGAGTTCGTGTTCTACCGGCAGGAGGATGTGGATGATTATCTGGCGGTTCTGGCAACGGTTCCGGATTACATTGATCAGGCGCTGGAACTGACAAAGCAGCAGGCGGCCCAGGGGTTCTTTCTGAGTGATTCGCAGCTGGATGATACGGAAAGCGACATTTCGAAGTTTACGGAGAAGACGGATGATAATCAGCTGATCGTGATCTTCGATGAGGCGATGGATGCGGCCGATTTCCTTACGGATGAGCAGCGTGCGGACTACAAGGCGAAGAACCGTGATCTGGTGCTGAATTCCTATATTCCGGCCTATGCGAAAGCGGGCGAAGAACTGGAGAAGCTGCGGGGATCGGCGAACTATGAGGGCGGACTTTGCAATTATTCCAACGGGGGCAAGGAATACTACGAGGCACTGGCGCGGTCAAAGTCTTCGACGTCGCTTTCGGTGCAGGAGCAGTTTGATTTCCTGAACAGCTTTATCAGTGATCAGGTGACAGAGATGATCAATCTCTATCGCAAGGATCCCAATATCTACGATGAGTTTGATTCCGAGACGGTGGATGTGACTTCGCCGGAGGATATTCTCAATCAGCTTCAGAACAATCTGCAGGATTATCCGGCCGGTCCGGATGTGACCTATACGGCTTCGTATCTGGATCCGAGTGTGGCCAATGATTCGATCATGGCCTACTATGTGAATCCGCCGATCGATGATCCGACCGACAATGTGATCAAGATCAACGGAAGCAATATCAGTGATACCAATGAGCTGTACGGGACGCTGGCGCATGAGGGCTTCCCGGGGCATCTGTATCAGACGACGTGGTTCCTCAACACGAATCCGAATCCGATTCATGCGGCGATCAGCGAGATCGGTTATACCGAGGGCTGGGCGATGTATGCGGAAGTCAACCAGTTCGCGCACAGTTCTCTGAGTGCCAACGTCGCCGAGATGCAGAAGATCAATACGACACTTGGCTATACGATGGATGCGGCGGCGGATCTGGCGGTGAACGGTCTTGGCTATACGGTTGAAGACCTTGCGGATTGGCTGGATCAGCTGGGGCTGAACAGTGACTCGGCGCAGTCGCTCTATGACTTCGTCGTGTCGCAGCCGGGAGTCATTCTGCCCTACGGCTACGGGATGGCAAAGTTCCTTACCTACCAGCAGGAGGCGGAGGATGCGCTTGGCTCTTCCTACGATGCGGTTGAGTTCAATACGGTGCTGTTAACAGGCGGTGCACGTACATTCGAGCAGCTTGATAAGGATGTGGAAAACTACATTAAAGGCAGCACAGGCACCAGCACCGCAGGTGCCGCTGATGGCGGTAACAGTAACAGCAGTACGTCCGGCGGCAGTTCCTTCCTGGAACGGTATGGCGTTGATATTCTGATCGGTGTGGCTGTTGCGATCGCGATTCTGGCGTTCATTGCGCAGCGTTCGTATCATCGGGATGATCCGTTCGGTGATTGA
- the pulA gene encoding type I pullulanase gives MGVLQAYLDDYGLVTATVSRSYNGGVMNNFYLLDERGKAMECLIAGVEQHDSETHYQLTIPADFEFGHSYTLWGDHGVHTPLQMRFITQTKEFDRQFDYDGPLGPQYSPEHTQFVLWAPTAVEAAVHVRSASGDLKVYPMKRGIQGVWRANAEGDLSHSTYVYVLERDGTVVSTVDPYALSSTANGKRSAVIDPRVLEQVKDLYLLPRLESMVDAIVYECNIRDMTSSLETGTSVHGTYMALTEDGTTWKGIPTGFSHIKNLGVTHVQVQPVSDFATVDELHPDRSYNWGYDPDNLLTLEGSYSCQPEDPYARMIEFRKMVTAFHARGIKVNVDVVLNHLYDAYASALQKTCPYYFFRYSDNRWLSNGSGCGNDLESRRPMMRNYLTYILTTWMKLYHVDGYRFDLMGILDVETMNMLAKACRAIKPDAMIYGEGWDLPTALPQQDKAKIYNQRQMPTIGHFNDTFRDVSRGSAADDRKYERGFLTGNTAQGFDMCSVLAAHTQPAPYFQRFDNPDQSINAMETHDNATIWDKMHFCCRDEPREQRIRRMKMMMAVTCAAQGVPFIHAGFEFADTKMDNTNSYNAGDKVNQMNWDRAFYDRELIAYMRKCITLRKSYKGFRLRTAEEIAKHVQFRNPDSAVVFYQIDVPDEEIGAAEVLVIVNGDWNAHSYHLDAPMAFLLDENGESGENLYNDVTVPMCSVLVLKKPLERKDEETAV, from the coding sequence ATGGGGGTTCTGCAGGCGTATCTCGATGATTATGGACTGGTGACGGCGACGGTCAGCCGTTCGTATAACGGCGGTGTAATGAATAATTTTTATCTGCTGGATGAGCGTGGAAAGGCGATGGAATGTCTGATTGCGGGCGTTGAGCAGCACGACAGTGAGACGCATTACCAGCTGACGATTCCGGCGGATTTTGAGTTTGGGCATTCGTATACGCTGTGGGGGGACCATGGTGTGCATACGCCGCTGCAGATGCGCTTCATTACGCAGACCAAAGAGTTTGACCGGCAGTTTGACTATGATGGGCCGCTGGGTCCCCAGTATTCGCCTGAACATACGCAGTTTGTGCTCTGGGCGCCGACGGCTGTTGAGGCGGCGGTCCATGTGCGCTCGGCTTCGGGTGATCTGAAGGTGTATCCGATGAAGCGGGGCATTCAGGGTGTGTGGCGGGCCAATGCGGAAGGTGATCTTTCGCATTCGACCTATGTCTATGTGCTGGAGCGGGATGGGACCGTTGTGTCGACGGTTGATCCCTATGCGTTGAGTTCGACGGCCAACGGCAAGCGTTCGGCAGTCATTGATCCCCGGGTTCTGGAGCAGGTGAAGGATCTTTATCTTCTGCCGCGGCTGGAGTCGATGGTGGACGCGATTGTCTATGAGTGCAACATCCGTGATATGACGAGCTCTCTGGAAACGGGGACGTCGGTTCACGGGACGTATATGGCTTTGACGGAAGACGGTACGACGTGGAAGGGCATTCCAACGGGTTTCAGCCATATCAAGAACCTTGGCGTGACGCATGTGCAGGTGCAGCCGGTCAGTGATTTTGCGACGGTTGATGAGCTGCATCCGGACCGTTCCTATAACTGGGGCTATGATCCGGACAATCTTCTGACGCTGGAGGGTTCGTATTCCTGTCAACCGGAGGATCCGTATGCGCGGATGATTGAGTTCCGGAAGATGGTGACGGCGTTCCATGCGCGGGGCATCAAGGTGAATGTGGATGTGGTGCTGAATCATCTCTACGATGCCTATGCCAGTGCGCTGCAGAAGACGTGTCCATATTATTTCTTCCGCTATTCGGACAACCGGTGGCTGAGCAACGGTTCAGGGTGCGGCAATGATCTGGAGTCGCGGCGGCCGATGATGCGCAACTATCTGACCTATATTCTGACGACATGGATGAAGCTGTATCATGTGGACGGGTATCGGTTTGATCTGATGGGCATTCTCGATGTTGAAACCATGAACATGCTCGCAAAGGCGTGCCGGGCGATCAAACCGGATGCGATGATCTATGGCGAGGGGTGGGATCTGCCGACGGCGCTTCCGCAGCAGGATAAGGCGAAGATCTACAACCAGCGTCAGATGCCGACGATCGGTCATTTCAATGATACGTTCCGTGATGTGAGCCGGGGCTCGGCGGCGGATGATCGCAAGTATGAGCGCGGCTTTCTGACGGGCAATACGGCGCAGGGCTTCGATATGTGCTCGGTGCTGGCAGCTCATACGCAGCCGGCGCCCTACTTTCAGCGGTTTGATAATCCGGATCAGAGCATCAATGCGATGGAGACGCATGACAATGCGACGATCTGGGATAAGATGCACTTCTGCTGCAGGGATGAGCCGCGGGAACAGCGGATCCGGCGGATGAAGATGATGATGGCTGTGACCTGTGCGGCGCAGGGTGTTCCGTTTATCCATGCGGGCTTTGAGTTTGCGGATACGAAGATGGACAATACGAATTCCTACAATGCCGGTGACAAGGTGAATCAGATGAACTGGGACCGTGCGTTCTATGACCGGGAGCTGATTGCCTATATGCGCAAGTGCATTACGCTCAGGAAAAGCTACAAGGGGTTCCGGCTGCGGACGGCGGAGGAAATTGCGAAACATGTGCAGTTCCGCAACCCGGACAGTGCGGTTGTCTTCTATCAGATCGATGTTCCGGATGAGGAAATCGGTGCCGCCGAGGTGCTGGTGATCGTCAACGGTGACTGGAATGCGCATTCGTATCATCTGGATGCGCCGATGGCGTTCCTGCTGGATGAAAACGGGGAATCGGGGGAAAACCTGTATAATGATGTGACGGTGCCGATGTGTTCGGTGCTGGTGCTGAAGAAACCGTTGGAGAGAAAAGATGAAGAAACTGCTGTATAA